Proteins encoded in a region of the Mycolicibacterium neoaurum genome:
- a CDS encoding iron-siderophore ABC transporter substrate-binding protein, producing MLFPSARTGLIAAGAAATLVLLTGCGGGDATRTPGPDAPITSTTRIASAGVLGNQRKPDESCAAEPAATGPGAVEAVRPVRNAAPQDATAPGVPAVTEVRGDPQRLVALAPGQLDALCALGLQGRVVGTAVPQPSYLGTVLHNAPPIADIQAARGANPDLILASAGHGLEGFGALSAIAPTVFTGPAQDWQATLRTVAAASGRSGAADAILGDFRRMAEEAGRGNDATHFQASIVQFTENTVRVYGTANFPASVLAEVGVDRPAAQRFTDRPYIEIDISDLSDDTDLSAADGDIVYLSFDSPAAKDHAPRVLDSAAWRKLSANRDDRVFAVNNEVWQTGQGVVAARGIIDDLRWLNAPIN from the coding sequence GTGCTGTTCCCCTCTGCGCGCACAGGCCTGATCGCCGCGGGTGCCGCCGCCACATTGGTCCTGCTGACCGGCTGCGGAGGCGGCGACGCAACCCGCACCCCCGGCCCAGACGCCCCCATCACGAGCACCACCCGGATCGCCAGTGCCGGCGTGCTCGGTAACCAGCGCAAACCGGACGAATCGTGCGCTGCCGAGCCGGCCGCCACCGGACCCGGTGCCGTCGAGGCGGTCCGTCCGGTGCGCAACGCTGCGCCACAGGACGCCACGGCCCCCGGCGTACCGGCGGTCACCGAGGTGCGCGGGGACCCACAACGACTCGTCGCCCTCGCTCCCGGTCAGCTCGACGCCTTGTGCGCGCTCGGACTGCAGGGTCGCGTGGTCGGCACCGCGGTGCCCCAGCCCTCCTATCTGGGCACCGTTCTGCACAATGCACCGCCCATCGCCGACATCCAGGCAGCGCGCGGCGCGAATCCCGATCTGATCCTCGCCTCGGCCGGCCACGGCCTGGAGGGTTTCGGCGCACTCAGCGCGATCGCGCCGACGGTGTTCACCGGCCCCGCCCAGGACTGGCAGGCGACCCTGCGGACTGTTGCCGCGGCATCCGGTCGTTCCGGGGCGGCCGATGCGATCCTCGGCGACTTCCGACGCATGGCCGAGGAGGCGGGCCGAGGCAACGACGCCACCCATTTCCAGGCCTCGATCGTGCAGTTCACCGAGAACACCGTCCGTGTCTACGGCACCGCCAACTTCCCGGCGTCGGTGTTGGCCGAGGTCGGTGTGGATCGCCCTGCCGCACAACGCTTCACCGACCGCCCCTATATCGAGATCGACATCAGCGATCTCTCCGACGACACCGATCTGTCGGCGGCGGACGGCGATATCGTCTACCTGTCCTTCGACTCGCCGGCGGCCAAGGATCATGCGCCGCGGGTTCTCGACAGCGCGGCCTGGCGGAAGTTGTCGGCCAATCGAGACGACCGGGTGTTCGCGGTCAACAACGAGGTGTGGCAGACCGGGCAGGGTGTCGTCGCCGCACGCGGCATCATCGACGACCTACGCTGGCTCAACGCGCCCATCAACTAG